From one Lycium ferocissimum isolate CSIRO_LF1 chromosome 7, AGI_CSIRO_Lferr_CH_V1, whole genome shotgun sequence genomic stretch:
- the LOC132064598 gene encoding uncharacterized protein At1g10890 isoform X2, translated as MIKDGAQVYSLQFMRRRSRSLSPRRHKSRSPATRRRKSRSPRHHRRQRSRSTSLSPIGKSPVSSIGSKEQKDISEKNRLDEEEKKRRQEEAELKLIEEETAKRVEEAIKRKVDESLNKEEIKLEIRRRLEEGRKKLVNEVAAQLEKEKEAALIESKHKEEQARKEKEELERMLEEKRRKVEEAQRREALEQQMKEEQRYRELEELQRQKEEALRRKKQQEEEERANQMKLLGKNKSRPKLSFALGLK; from the exons ATGATAAAAGACGGAGCTCAAGTTTATTCTTTGCAATTCATGAG AAGACGAAGCCGTTCATTGTCCCCAAGGCGCCATAAAAGCCGTTCTCCAGCCACCAGACGACGTAAGAGTCGCTCTCCAAGGCACCATAGGAGACAAAGAAGTAGGAGTACCTCATTGTCTCCTATTGGTAAATCACCTGTTTCAAGTATCGGATCGAAAGAGCAAAAGGATATCAGTGAAAAAAATAGACTTGATGAAGAGGAGAAGAAAAG GCGTCAAGAGGAAGCAGAACTAAAATTAATAGAAGAAGAAACTgcaaaaagagttgaagaagCAATTAAGAGAAAAGTTGATGAAAGCTTGAACAAGGAGGAGATCAAGCTTGAAATTCGAAGGCGACTAGAAGAAGGTAGAAAGAAACTCGTCAATGAAGTTGCCGCTCAACTTGAAAAAGAGAAGGAAGCTGCTCTTATTGAGTCAAAACATAAGGAG GAACAAGCtcgaaaagagaaagaagagttgGAAAGAATGCttgaagagaagagaagaaaggTGGAAGAGGCTCAGAGAAGAGAAGCTCTGGAGCAGCAAATGAAGGAAGAGCAGCGTTATAGGGAACTGGAAGAGCTCCAAAGACAGAAAGAAGAGGCTTTGCGAAGGAAGAAACAACAAGAAGAGGAAGAGCGTGCAAATCAAATGAAATTGTTGGGCAAGAACAAATCCAGGCCTAAGTTGTCCTTTGCATTGGGTTTGAAATGA